A single window of Leptolyngbya ohadii IS1 DNA harbors:
- a CDS encoding type I restriction endonuclease subunit R, giving the protein MTIAITDAIPTLAEAEQRFNLARTEDEAFFPEGQSNLLDLAGTEQTALDELRRRYLYQRSLGQLLEGTVMLLLVSPLLAIAGFYDPPFQVRAEESVQLTLNDGEEVLQGRIDVLVLLDQFWVVVLESKKTALSVWTALLQTLAYLMANPQIDYPEGGTASHRPSFGMVTNGDDILFVKLVQTESRRYALSRVFAPLTSRQELYSVLQILKRMSQAIV; this is encoded by the coding sequence ATGACGATCGCCATCACCGACGCAATTCCTACCCTTGCCGAAGCAGAGCAACGCTTTAATCTGGCACGAACGGAGGACGAGGCGTTTTTCCCAGAAGGGCAGTCTAACCTACTCGACCTAGCTGGCACTGAACAAACTGCCCTGGACGAACTGCGACGACGGTATCTTTATCAGCGATCGCTGGGACAGCTTCTAGAAGGAACGGTGATGCTGCTGCTGGTATCTCCCCTTTTGGCGATCGCAGGCTTCTACGATCCTCCGTTTCAAGTACGGGCAGAGGAATCGGTACAGTTAACGCTCAATGACGGAGAAGAGGTGCTGCAAGGGCGAATTGATGTCCTGGTGCTGCTGGATCAGTTCTGGGTCGTTGTGCTGGAATCCAAGAAAACCGCCCTTTCTGTCTGGACTGCGCTACTGCAAACCCTTGCCTACCTCATGGCAAATCCCCAGATCGATTACCCCGAAGGGGGAACTGCTTCGCATCGTCCGAGCTTCGGCATGGTGACAAATGGTGACGATATTCTGTTTGTGAAACTCGTACAGACTGAATCGCGCCGATATGCCCTCTCGCGGGTATTTGCTCCCCTTACCTCACGTCAGGAACTCTACAGTGTTTTGCAAATCCTGAAGCGAATGAGTCAGGCGATCGTCTAG
- a CDS encoding ammonium transporter has product MSPEAQEFLGTFASESFYYWSSVFMLLIHAGFLAYEGGASRTKNVLATMVKNLMTLASVGLAFFFFGWWVYNAFPFFPITGGILGPWTNPEQSETIKAAMVAVDASYPWSPALGPNTADHITGVFFFAFALFAMTTASILSGALIERVKIGAYLILSIILGSFTWLIGAAWGWNAFGWMFTRLGYHDFGCAAIVHGISGFFTLGVLLNLGPRIGKYDDKGNPRPILPHNLPLTMVGLMLIFVGFYAFLAACMIFLPGYTGEKTIYGTPMTLASIGVSTTMALAAGLVGAYLSSKGDPFFTISGGLAGIIAVGGGMDLYHPALVIVLAFIASFIMPKVIIAIEKAGIDDAVGAVGVHGFCGLFGSVVVGIAAAGFPQGDGIPSINFFGQLAGALICIVLLGFIPGYVSSWVLKKFNLLRVPPEEEIKGLDIADLGVEGYPEYATTTFVTHFSRNDGAVMPSTSTELAPE; this is encoded by the coding sequence ATGTCTCCTGAAGCGCAAGAATTTCTTGGCACATTCGCCTCAGAATCGTTTTACTACTGGTCTTCGGTGTTCATGCTGCTGATCCATGCAGGCTTTCTTGCCTACGAGGGCGGCGCATCGCGCACCAAGAACGTGCTGGCAACGATGGTGAAAAACCTGATGACCCTTGCCAGTGTGGGACTCGCTTTCTTCTTCTTCGGCTGGTGGGTTTACAATGCGTTCCCATTCTTCCCCATTACGGGCGGCATTCTCGGACCCTGGACAAATCCAGAGCAGAGCGAAACCATCAAAGCCGCGATGGTCGCAGTGGATGCATCCTATCCCTGGTCGCCCGCCCTGGGTCCCAACACGGCAGACCACATCACCGGAGTATTCTTCTTTGCGTTCGCGCTGTTTGCGATGACGACTGCCTCAATTCTCTCCGGCGCATTGATTGAGCGAGTCAAGATTGGTGCCTATCTCATTCTCTCGATCATTCTCGGCTCCTTCACCTGGCTGATTGGCGCTGCGTGGGGATGGAATGCATTTGGCTGGATGTTCACCAGGCTGGGCTATCACGATTTTGGCTGTGCGGCGATCGTTCACGGGATTTCTGGCTTCTTTACGCTGGGTGTGTTGCTCAACCTTGGACCCCGGATTGGTAAGTACGACGATAAGGGGAATCCTCGCCCGATTTTGCCTCACAACCTGCCCCTAACGATGGTGGGTCTGATGCTGATTTTTGTGGGCTTCTATGCCTTCCTTGCTGCCTGCATGATCTTCCTTCCTGGCTACACTGGCGAGAAAACGATCTACGGTACACCCATGACCCTGGCTTCGATCGGGGTGAGTACAACGATGGCGCTGGCGGCTGGACTGGTGGGAGCTTACCTGTCCTCGAAGGGTGATCCGTTTTTCACGATCTCCGGTGGTCTGGCAGGCATCATTGCAGTGGGTGGCGGCATGGATTTGTACCACCCTGCCCTGGTGATTGTGCTGGCATTTATTGCGTCGTTCATCATGCCTAAGGTGATCATTGCGATCGAGAAGGCAGGCATTGACGATGCGGTCGGGGCAGTCGGTGTCCATGGCTTCTGTGGATTGTTTGGTTCAGTGGTCGTCGGCATTGCAGCGGCGGGATTTCCACAGGGCGACGGTATTCCTTCGATTAACTTCTTTGGGCAGCTTGCAGGTGCGCTAATCTGCATCGTGCTGCTGGGCTTCATTCCGGGATATGTCTCAAGCTGGGTGCTAAAAAAGTTCAACCTGCTGCGGGTTCCGCCCGAAGAAGAAATCAAGGGTTTAGATATTGCCGACCTGGGTGTAGAAGGCTATCCCGAATACGCCACCACAACCTTTGTGACGCACTTCAGCCGCAATGATGGCGCAGTGATGCCGTCTACCTCTACCGAACTCGCACCTGAATAA
- a CDS encoding acyl-CoA dehydrogenase family protein yields the protein MTTTKIWQGESYWGLDYDFDPQWVLTPAQKELQTKLIDLCATVLRPNAIDSDRNLVYPRKNFEALASLGLLGLFVPKAWGGLGENHVCAAMVVETIARYGCPSTAMCYTMHLGAVAAALFRAQDNPELQPLLRRLDRDVLIGTLSYSDPETGSHFWYPVSSRAEACESGWNVTKKASWTTSAGFADWYIVQTTSPDFKGNYADLSCFLIYRDEVKAEPHKWDALGLRGNQSGTLLVDGVTVPLDRMVGPQGDGTASNDEIVDPFFLLCSSACWNGIALGAIDIAKRHVTRKKHVDVGMRVADYPTIQDYFGEAIIDTNACRSFTFSMGKLMDDLTNGCDWSIHADLTALPRSAYLPWYWQIKFAAAKNVAQVCDKMLHACGGSGFKKDMEIERYLRDGKAGWVMGPTNEVLRQFVGKLALLGFESLDYWNQSVNERVLHNEVKKLDAEGKRQLAAALLEQVAEEEARTRMEVLFTSGT from the coding sequence ATGACAACGACAAAGATCTGGCAGGGTGAATCCTATTGGGGATTAGATTACGACTTTGATCCGCAATGGGTTCTGACACCCGCCCAGAAGGAACTTCAAACAAAGCTGATTGATCTATGCGCTACCGTCCTGCGCCCCAATGCGATCGACTCTGACCGTAATCTGGTTTATCCGCGCAAAAATTTTGAGGCACTGGCATCGCTGGGATTACTGGGGCTGTTTGTCCCAAAGGCGTGGGGTGGTCTGGGCGAAAATCATGTTTGTGCAGCGATGGTGGTGGAGACAATCGCTCGCTATGGCTGTCCCAGTACGGCAATGTGCTACACGATGCATTTGGGTGCAGTGGCGGCAGCTCTGTTTCGGGCACAGGATAATCCGGAGTTGCAGCCGTTGCTTCGGCGGCTCGATCGCGATGTTTTGATTGGCACTTTGTCCTATTCCGATCCCGAAACCGGATCGCACTTCTGGTATCCCGTTTCCTCCAGGGCAGAAGCCTGTGAAAGCGGCTGGAATGTCACCAAGAAAGCCTCCTGGACAACTTCCGCTGGATTCGCCGACTGGTATATTGTCCAGACTACCAGCCCCGACTTTAAAGGCAACTACGCTGATCTATCCTGCTTCCTGATCTATCGGGACGAGGTGAAGGCAGAGCCGCATAAGTGGGATGCACTGGGCTTACGGGGCAACCAGTCGGGAACGCTGCTGGTGGATGGGGTGACGGTGCCACTCGATCGCATGGTGGGTCCCCAGGGGGACGGCACGGCTTCTAACGATGAGATTGTTGATCCGTTTTTCCTGCTCTGCTCCTCTGCCTGCTGGAACGGAATTGCACTGGGGGCGATCGATATTGCTAAGCGGCACGTTACCCGTAAAAAGCACGTCGATGTGGGGATGCGGGTGGCGGACTATCCTACAATTCAAGATTATTTTGGCGAAGCGATTATTGATACGAATGCCTGCCGATCGTTTACTTTCTCAATGGGGAAGTTGATGGACGATCTGACGAACGGGTGTGACTGGTCAATTCATGCGGATTTGACGGCCCTACCACGATCGGCGTACCTGCCCTGGTACTGGCAAATTAAGTTTGCAGCAGCGAAGAATGTTGCCCAGGTCTGCGACAAAATGCTGCACGCCTGCGGGGGTTCGGGCTTCAAGAAGGACATGGAAATTGAACGCTATTTGCGCGACGGTAAAGCGGGCTGGGTGATGGGTCCAACGAACGAGGTCTTGCGGCAGTTTGTGGGCAAGCTGGCTCTTTTAGGTTTCGAGTCGCTGGACTACTGGAATCAGAGCGTGAATGAACGGGTGCTGCACAACGAGGTTAAAAAGTTAGACGCAGAGGGCAAGCGACAGTTGGCGGCGGCACTGCTGGAACAGGTGGCAGAAGAGGAAGCAAGAACGCGAATGGAGGTTTTGTTTACCAGCGGGACTTGA
- a CDS encoding YnfA family protein — translation MIRSLLYFLVAGLCEIGGGYLVWLWLREGKSLWIGVLGGLVLFLYGVIPTLQPANFGRIYAAYGGVFIMLSLLWSWWIDGVKPDWFDWLGSWIALLGVMVIMYAPRH, via the coding sequence ATGATTCGATCGCTGCTTTATTTTCTGGTCGCAGGTCTGTGTGAAATTGGGGGCGGTTATCTCGTGTGGCTGTGGCTGCGGGAGGGTAAAAGTCTCTGGATTGGTGTGTTGGGCGGTCTGGTGCTGTTTCTCTATGGCGTTATTCCAACCCTGCAACCTGCAAATTTCGGCAGAATCTATGCGGCATATGGCGGCGTATTTATTATGCTGTCGCTGCTGTGGAGCTGGTGGATAGATGGGGTTAAACCTGATTGGTTTGATTGGTTGGGAAGCTGGATTGCATTACTGGGTGTGATGGTGATTATGTATGCACCTCGACATTAA
- a CDS encoding DUF1989 domain-containing protein: MHLDIKNSFQDRTGDSTGNKFENATDIPSPIGLVVAEYRIEAGTAIAYTVKSGQYIQIIDVEGSQCSDFLAFAGEDYADELDSTVTRTLNGLAIPQAGLLGKYFSQKLQPLFEVVQDTCGRHDSFLLACTNKYYEDAGYPGHPSCSENFNRVLQPYGIEGRSGWAAVNFFFNTAVDYGGASQNGTIVSAESWSRPGDYVLLRASRDLLCASSACPDDIDPANGWNPTAIHVRIYNASESFPRSIGRRVSPTLPLRQTQPSAFTARIQSLTDHLAEYSGFWVPQSFAHHGIQDEYWALRERAVLLDLSALRKFDVSGNDALNLLQYAFSRDVAKLQVGQSAYGCLLNPHGGTVDDGIVFRLGEQEFRYVGNCDSDGEWLARVAQQQGFTVTIDPSSERLHNLAIQGPLSREILRLITQFAPEFTSYRIEDLPYFHFAIGTIADLPVLISRTGYTGELGYELFVHPRDGTALWDALMAAGKPFGLQPMGMLALDRARIEAGLLSAGREFDDLTSPYQAGIGWTVALKKPDFIGKAALEAIKLHPPKVAVGLVLEGNEVAAQGQYVYAIGERWRVGIITSATFSPILSRSIALAQVVPEYSAIGTELAVGMMDGMKRRIRAIVGTLAAYDPTKSRVRS; this comes from the coding sequence ATGCACCTCGACATTAAGAATTCTTTTCAGGATAGAACTGGAGATTCGACAGGAAACAAATTCGAGAACGCTACGGATATTCCGTCACCGATAGGATTGGTGGTGGCAGAGTATCGAATTGAGGCAGGAACGGCGATCGCTTACACCGTAAAATCAGGACAGTATATTCAAATTATTGATGTAGAAGGATCACAGTGTTCGGACTTCCTGGCGTTTGCGGGCGAGGATTATGCCGATGAATTGGACAGTACGGTGACGCGGACGCTTAACGGTTTGGCGATACCCCAGGCAGGACTGCTGGGCAAATATTTTTCGCAGAAGCTTCAGCCTTTGTTTGAGGTCGTTCAGGACACCTGCGGACGGCACGACAGTTTTTTGCTTGCCTGCACGAACAAATACTACGAGGATGCGGGCTATCCGGGACATCCAAGCTGTAGCGAGAATTTCAATCGGGTGTTGCAGCCTTACGGCATTGAGGGGCGATCGGGCTGGGCAGCAGTGAATTTTTTCTTTAATACTGCGGTGGATTACGGTGGGGCGTCCCAAAATGGGACAATTGTTTCGGCAGAGTCCTGGTCGCGTCCGGGGGACTATGTGCTGCTGCGGGCAAGCCGCGATCTGCTCTGCGCCAGTTCTGCCTGTCCCGATGATATTGACCCGGCGAACGGCTGGAATCCTACGGCAATTCATGTGCGAATTTACAATGCCAGCGAATCCTTTCCGCGATCGATTGGACGACGGGTCTCTCCCACGCTTCCATTACGACAAACCCAGCCTAGCGCTTTTACTGCGCGAATTCAGAGCCTCACGGATCATTTAGCAGAATATAGCGGCTTCTGGGTGCCCCAAAGTTTTGCCCATCACGGCATTCAGGATGAATATTGGGCACTGCGGGAGCGAGCCGTTTTGCTGGATCTGTCTGCGCTGCGAAAGTTTGACGTTTCTGGCAACGATGCGTTGAACCTGCTTCAGTACGCTTTCTCGCGGGATGTGGCAAAGCTGCAAGTGGGACAGTCTGCCTACGGCTGTTTGTTGAATCCGCATGGCGGCACTGTGGATGATGGGATCGTATTTCGCCTGGGAGAACAGGAATTTCGCTATGTGGGCAACTGCGACTCGGACGGGGAATGGCTGGCGCGGGTGGCACAGCAGCAGGGCTTTACAGTGACGATCGATCCGAGCAGCGAACGGCTTCACAATCTGGCAATCCAGGGTCCACTGTCACGGGAAATTTTGCGATTGATCACCCAATTTGCTCCCGAATTTACGTCATACAGGATCGAGGATTTGCCCTATTTTCATTTTGCGATCGGCACAATTGCCGACCTTCCAGTGCTCATTTCCCGCACGGGATATACAGGCGAATTGGGCTATGAGTTATTTGTCCATCCTCGCGATGGGACTGCCCTCTGGGATGCGCTCATGGCTGCCGGAAAACCCTTTGGACTTCAGCCGATGGGAATGCTTGCCCTCGATCGTGCCCGAATAGAAGCGGGATTGCTCAGCGCAGGACGGGAATTTGATGATCTCACGTCACCCTATCAGGCGGGAATTGGCTGGACAGTTGCCCTCAAGAAACCCGACTTTATCGGTAAAGCTGCCCTGGAAGCGATTAAACTGCACCCGCCAAAAGTCGCCGTGGGATTGGTGCTAGAAGGCAATGAAGTTGCAGCCCAGGGACAGTATGTGTACGCGATCGGGGAACGCTGGCGAGTCGGCATCATTACCAGCGCGACGTTCTCACCCATTCTTAGCCGCAGCATTGCTTTAGCCCAAGTTGTACCCGAATATAGTGCGATCGGCACTGAATTAGCAGTAGGCATGATGGATGGAATGAAGCGACGTATCAGGGCGATTGTGGGAACGCTAGCCGCATACGATCCAACAAAGAGCCGGGTACGATCGTGA
- a CDS encoding GntR family transcriptional regulator — MQIPLHLAISEQLRNQITSGEFQPGEQLPSEHQIMVQFEVSRITARRAIANLVNQGLVFSQQGKGVFVKEQRKVTYSLSSPMIFFEADMLRQGVRSAIHNLIFKPVSPPSPIRQTLQLTANHANQREVYLQKKLLLLDEIPVAIDITYILADLGKRYANELKQQMTFPTLEQNGIAIDRVTATLACTRADPETSEYLDVPLGEPLMVYCYTAYTDTDQPIVTGEALSRGDRLTYSVEIRKRD, encoded by the coding sequence ATGCAGATTCCCCTCCATCTAGCAATTTCTGAACAGTTGCGAAATCAGATCACCAGCGGCGAGTTCCAGCCCGGTGAACAGTTGCCCAGCGAACATCAGATTATGGTGCAGTTTGAGGTCAGCCGCATTACGGCTCGGCGGGCGATCGCCAATCTGGTGAATCAGGGCTTGGTCTTTTCCCAGCAGGGAAAGGGCGTTTTTGTGAAGGAGCAGCGCAAAGTCACCTATTCGCTGTCCAGCCCAATGATCTTTTTTGAAGCGGATATGCTGCGTCAGGGCGTTCGCAGTGCTATTCATAATCTCATCTTCAAACCTGTCTCTCCTCCATCTCCAATTCGTCAAACGCTTCAGCTCACTGCTAATCACGCTAATCAAAGGGAAGTGTATCTGCAAAAAAAACTGCTGCTGCTCGATGAAATTCCCGTGGCGATCGACATTACCTATATCCTGGCGGATCTGGGCAAACGATACGCCAATGAATTAAAACAGCAAATGACCTTTCCCACCCTCGAACAAAACGGGATCGCGATCGATCGGGTGACGGCAACCCTGGCATGTACCCGCGCCGATCCAGAAACCAGCGAATATCTGGATGTTCCTCTGGGTGAACCGCTGATGGTCTACTGCTACACTGCCTATACCGACACCGATCAGCCGATCGTGACTGGAGAAGCGTTGTCGAGGGGCGATCGATTAACCTATTCAGTGGAGATTCGGAAACGGGATTAG
- a CDS encoding leucine-rich repeat-containing protein kinase family protein, with product MKTIDLLRKGQLTGIQRLDLAEGLTEFPLEILDLADSLEILNLTGNCLKQLPDEFGRLKKLRILFLSNNQFETVPEVLSQCPQLSMVGFKSNQIKTLPENALPPLVRWLILTHNRLQTLPASIGNLTRLQKLMLAGNELRSLPDELANCKNLELIRLAANQLPALPVWLFDLPRLSWLAYSGNPFCQSADSETRSSDPTPSNTTLKNIDWKDLAIGEMLGQGASGVIYKAIWKNSLPTESIEVAAKPVAAKQVAVKLFKGDITSDGLPLDEMAACIAAGDHPNLVQVLGKVINHPQGSAGLVFSLISPAYRNLGNPPSFESCTRDTYPPEAAFTLPVILRITQGIASATAHLHDRGILHGDLYAHNILVDETGNSLMGDFGAACFFDPADPPQAAAPSDRVLSRSFQLLEVRAFGCLLEDLLDRCSSETDETEAIDQLRQLQQDCMNSNPHQRPLFIEICDRLAAIG from the coding sequence ATGAAGACGATCGACTTACTGCGAAAAGGACAGTTGACCGGAATTCAGCGACTCGATCTGGCGGAGGGGCTAACAGAATTTCCGCTGGAGATTTTGGATCTGGCAGATTCGCTAGAAATTCTCAACCTTACGGGAAACTGCCTGAAGCAACTGCCGGATGAATTCGGTCGGCTCAAAAAACTGAGAATTCTATTTCTCAGCAATAACCAGTTTGAGACAGTGCCGGAAGTTCTGTCCCAATGTCCTCAGCTTTCAATGGTGGGCTTCAAGTCTAACCAAATTAAAACGCTGCCCGAAAACGCCCTGCCGCCCCTGGTACGCTGGCTCATCCTCACCCACAATCGCCTTCAGACACTCCCCGCCTCCATCGGCAACCTCACCCGCCTGCAAAAGCTAATGCTCGCCGGAAACGAACTGCGATCGCTCCCCGATGAACTGGCGAACTGCAAAAATCTGGAACTCATTCGCTTAGCGGCAAATCAGCTTCCCGCCCTTCCCGTCTGGCTGTTCGACCTGCCCCGGCTTTCCTGGCTGGCATATTCTGGGAATCCCTTTTGTCAGTCGGCTGATTCCGAGACCCGATCGTCTGATCCAACCCCTTCTAATACGACCCTGAAAAATATCGACTGGAAAGATCTGGCGATCGGTGAAATGCTGGGGCAGGGAGCGTCCGGCGTCATCTATAAAGCCATCTGGAAGAATAGCTTGCCGACCGAATCGATCGAGGTTGCAGCCAAACCGGTTGCAGCCAAACAAGTTGCAGTTAAACTCTTTAAGGGCGACATCACCAGCGACGGCTTGCCCCTGGACGAAATGGCTGCCTGTATTGCCGCAGGCGATCATCCCAACTTAGTACAAGTTTTAGGCAAAGTCATCAATCATCCCCAGGGCAGCGCAGGACTCGTCTTCTCGCTCATTTCGCCAGCCTACAGAAATCTAGGCAACCCGCCGAGCTTCGAGAGCTGCACCAGAGACACCTACCCGCCCGAAGCCGCTTTTACGCTTCCCGTCATTCTTCGCATCACCCAGGGAATCGCCTCCGCAACCGCCCACCTGCACGATCGCGGCATCCTGCACGGCGACCTCTACGCCCACAATATCCTCGTAGACGAAACTGGAAATAGCCTCATGGGGGACTTCGGCGCAGCCTGCTTTTTCGATCCCGCCGATCCGCCACAGGCGGCAGCACCAAGCGATCGCGTTCTCAGTCGATCGTTTCAACTCCTGGAAGTGAGAGCCTTTGGCTGTCTGCTCGAAGATTTGCTCGACCGATGCAGTTCAGAAACCGATGAAACAGAGGCGATCGATCAGTTGCGTCAGCTTCAGCAGGACTGCATGAATTCCAATCCCCATCAGCGCCCCTTATTCATCGAAATTTGCGATCGGTTAGCGGCAATCGGGTGA
- a CDS encoding S-(hydroxymethyl)glutathione dehydrogenase/class III alcohol dehydrogenase — MDVKAAVALEAGKPLSIETVQLEGPKAGEVLVEIKATGVCHTDAFTLSGADPEGLFPAILGHEGAGVVVEVGAGVTSVKPGDHVIPLYTPECRNCEYCLSRKTNLCQAIRSTQGKGLMPDGTSRFSIDGQMIYHYMGTSTFANYTVLPEIAVAKIREDAPFEKVCYIGCGVTTGVGAVIYTAKVQPGSNVVVFGLGGIGLNVIQGCRMVGANMIIGVDLNPKKRELAEKLGMTHFVNPKEVEGDLVAYLVELTKGGADYSFECIGNVNVMRQALECCHKGWGESTIIGVAGAGQEISTRPFQLVTGRVWRGSAFGGARGRTDVPKIVDWYMDGKINIDDLITNVMPIDQVNEAFDLMHRGDAIRTVLTF; from the coding sequence ATGGACGTGAAAGCAGCCGTAGCCCTTGAAGCAGGCAAACCTTTGAGCATTGAAACCGTGCAGCTTGAAGGACCGAAAGCCGGGGAAGTTCTGGTGGAAATTAAAGCAACGGGCGTTTGCCATACGGATGCGTTCACGCTGTCGGGGGCTGATCCAGAGGGTCTGTTTCCGGCAATTCTGGGGCATGAGGGCGCAGGCGTTGTGGTGGAGGTGGGGGCGGGGGTCACTTCGGTAAAGCCGGGGGATCATGTGATTCCGCTCTATACGCCGGAGTGCCGCAACTGCGAATACTGCCTCAGCCGCAAAACCAATCTCTGTCAGGCAATTCGATCGACCCAGGGCAAGGGACTGATGCCGGACGGCACGAGCCGTTTTTCGATCGATGGGCAGATGATCTATCACTATATGGGCACTTCGACGTTTGCAAATTACACGGTGCTGCCGGAAATTGCTGTTGCCAAAATTCGGGAGGATGCTCCCTTTGAGAAGGTTTGCTACATCGGCTGCGGTGTGACGACAGGCGTAGGAGCCGTAATCTACACTGCCAAAGTGCAGCCCGGTTCAAATGTGGTGGTTTTTGGTCTGGGCGGCATTGGTCTCAACGTGATTCAGGGTTGCCGCATGGTGGGAGCCAATATGATCATCGGGGTGGATCTAAATCCGAAGAAGCGCGAACTGGCGGAAAAGCTGGGCATGACCCACTTTGTGAATCCGAAGGAAGTCGAGGGCGATCTGGTGGCATACCTGGTTGAACTAACGAAGGGCGGCGCGGACTACAGCTTTGAATGTATCGGCAACGTGAATGTGATGCGGCAGGCATTGGAGTGCTGTCACAAGGGCTGGGGCGAAAGCACCATCATCGGCGTGGCGGGCGCAGGACAGGAGATTAGCACCCGTCCATTTCAGCTGGTGACGGGCCGGGTTTGGCGCGGCAGTGCTTTTGGCGGCGCAAGGGGACGCACGGATGTTCCGAAAATTGTGGACTGGTACATGGACGGCAAGATTAATATTGATGATCTGATTACAAACGTCATGCCGATCGATCAGGTCAATGAAGCCTTTGATCTGATGCATCGAGGCGACGCGATTCGGACGGTTTTAACGTTTTAG
- the ppk2 gene encoding polyphosphate kinase 2, with amino-acid sequence MPLSAKTGKEKKEKKGTNKDKKNKKERKNSIVHSSGMTLPESQAESAIDHLPHSGKLSSKFYEQELLRLQIELVKLQYWVKHQGLKVVILFEGRDAAGKGGAIKRVVESLNPRGCRVVALSKPSDIERTQWYFQRYAAHLPAAGEIVLFDRSWYNRAGVEHVMGFCTEAEYQEFMQSCPEFERMLVRSGIILLKYWFSVSDEEQERRFQARLKDPAKRWKLSPMDIEARDRWEDYSRAKDTMLAHTNIPEAPWFTVEADDKKRSRLNLIRHILSKIPYEDITPSALELPPRRLKQYYDRPPLNEQFFVPQMY; translated from the coding sequence ATGCCCTTATCTGCAAAAACCGGGAAAGAAAAGAAAGAGAAAAAAGGCACCAACAAGGATAAAAAGAATAAAAAAGAGCGAAAGAATTCGATCGTCCATTCCAGCGGCATGACCCTGCCAGAATCACAGGCAGAATCGGCGATCGACCATCTGCCCCACTCCGGCAAATTATCCAGCAAATTCTACGAACAGGAACTCCTCCGCCTGCAAATAGAACTGGTAAAGCTGCAATACTGGGTGAAGCATCAGGGCTTGAAGGTCGTCATTTTGTTTGAAGGCAGAGATGCTGCGGGAAAGGGAGGCGCGATCAAGCGAGTGGTTGAAAGCCTCAATCCCAGAGGATGTCGCGTTGTGGCGCTCAGCAAACCCTCCGATATTGAGCGCACCCAGTGGTACTTTCAGCGGTACGCTGCCCATCTGCCTGCTGCCGGAGAAATTGTGCTGTTCGATCGAAGCTGGTACAACCGGGCAGGCGTCGAACACGTCATGGGATTTTGTACCGAAGCAGAATATCAGGAGTTTATGCAGTCCTGCCCTGAGTTTGAGCGAATGCTTGTCCGCTCCGGCATCATTCTATTGAAATACTGGTTTTCCGTGAGTGACGAAGAACAGGAACGCCGCTTTCAGGCACGCCTCAAAGACCCGGCAAAACGCTGGAAGCTTAGCCCTATGGACATCGAAGCCCGCGATCGCTGGGAGGACTATTCCAGAGCAAAGGACACCATGCTGGCGCACACCAATATTCCAGAAGCGCCCTGGTTTACCGTCGAGGCAGACGACAAAAAGCGATCGCGCCTGAATTTAATTCGCCACATTCTCAGCAAAATCCCCTACGAAGACATTACGCCCTCGGCGCTGGAACTGCCCCCCCGGCGATTGAAGCAATACTACGATCGTCCCCCGCTGAATGAGCAGTTTTTTGTGCCGCAGATGTATTAG